In Myxococcales bacterium, a single genomic region encodes these proteins:
- a CDS encoding polyhydroxyalkanoic acid system family protein, whose amino-acid sequence MATIEISRAHTLSKEDAKKKAEELAKSMETKLGLAWKWVGDQIEFNAPSGAAKGTKGFVRVSDTSVDVAVDLPLMLRVMKGTIEEKVNEKLKTLL is encoded by the coding sequence ATGGCCACCATCGAAATTTCGCGCGCGCACACGCTCTCTAAGGAAGACGCCAAGAAGAAGGCCGAGGAGCTCGCGAAGAGCATGGAGACCAAGCTTGGCCTCGCGTGGAAGTGGGTTGGCGATCAGATCGAATTCAACGCCCCGAGCGGCGCGGCGAAGGGCACCAAGGGCTTCGTGCGGGTCAGCGACACGAGCGTCGACGTGGCGGTCGACCTGCCGCTCATGCTTCGTGTGATGAAGGGGACCATCGAAGAGAAGGTCAACGAGAAGCTCAAGACGCTCCTCTGA
- the atpC gene encoding ATP synthase F1 subunit epsilon, which produces MADATRVELEIVTPKGRALMAAVDEVTAPSVNGEFGVLPGHLPVLAALRTGIVTYRVGQDQKRCAIGAGFAEAGPLRMVILTDEYVEREGVDPVVVRKELSEVQASLAKLAAEASPGSQAKEEAKTLVGRENWLAAQLELYGDPPPATMRPLEEWGPPEPMADDDVPAEPPRS; this is translated from the coding sequence ATGGCCGACGCAACGAGGGTCGAACTCGAGATCGTGACGCCGAAGGGGCGGGCCCTCATGGCTGCCGTCGACGAGGTCACGGCGCCGAGCGTCAACGGCGAGTTCGGGGTCCTTCCCGGGCACTTGCCGGTTCTCGCCGCGCTGCGCACCGGCATCGTGACCTACCGCGTGGGCCAAGACCAGAAGCGCTGCGCCATTGGCGCGGGCTTCGCCGAGGCCGGGCCCTTGCGAATGGTGATCCTCACCGACGAATACGTGGAGCGCGAGGGCGTCGACCCGGTCGTGGTTCGAAAAGAGCTCTCGGAGGTGCAAGCCTCGCTCGCCAAGCTCGCCGCTGAGGCGTCACCGGGGAGCCAAGCGAAGGAAGAAGCCAAGACGCTTGTTGGCCGGGAAAATTGGCTCGCGGCGCAGCTTGAACTCTACGGCGACCCGCCGCCGGCGACGATGCGTCCCCTCGAAGAGTGGGGCCCGCCCGAGCCCATGGCTGATGACGACGTGCCGGCAGAGCCTCCGCGCAGCTGA
- a CDS encoding peptidylprolyl isomerase: MERRFSILVGASVLALTLFFLWRAGPKTIPAAQPHGLGSADAAVALAALSDAAVTTTSASEFDAGAPVAAPSGVPGSRLPDGTPVPPLPEKAPRSVRFGVVLVAYAGAQGAPTSARPKAQALELAQKLASDARTDFKAAVVRGDSGSIEDLGRVPRGVLEPAPEYVLFTMPAGAVSDPVDTPRGYWIVKRID, translated from the coding sequence ATGGAGCGCCGCTTCTCGATCCTGGTCGGCGCGAGCGTCCTCGCGCTGACGCTCTTCTTCTTGTGGCGGGCGGGACCAAAGACCATCCCGGCTGCGCAGCCGCATGGGTTGGGGTCGGCCGACGCCGCGGTGGCGCTCGCGGCGCTGTCGGACGCGGCGGTCACCACGACGAGCGCGTCGGAGTTCGACGCCGGCGCTCCCGTCGCCGCCCCGTCGGGGGTGCCCGGTTCACGCTTGCCTGATGGCACTCCCGTGCCTCCGCTGCCCGAGAAGGCGCCGCGGTCGGTGCGCTTTGGTGTCGTGCTCGTGGCCTACGCGGGGGCCCAGGGCGCGCCGACGAGCGCGCGACCGAAGGCGCAGGCGCTCGAGCTGGCGCAGAAGCTAGCGTCCGATGCGCGCACCGACTTCAAGGCGGCCGTCGTGCGCGGCGACTCGGGGTCGATCGAGGATCTCGGTCGGGTGCCGCGCGGCGTCCTTGAGCCGGCGCCCGAATACGTGCTTTTCACCATGCCGGCAGGCGCTGTGAGCGACCCCGTCGATACGCCGCGCGGCTATTGGATCGTCAAACGAATCGACTGA
- the pbpC gene encoding penicillin-binding protein 1C, which yields MRAVKPDQIEAALLTAAPSSATSVNAGDLVLVDLYLVTATPRTQVVLDDPLPGGLEAIDTRLRTSSRAAALVSSGPSRDGDDQDEEDERANGRGELTAPFHREVHDDKVLTFVEDMAAGIYHYRYLARATSRGRFRGARYACGVHVRARGLRPHGGAGVRGPMSRVGLETLAARFPRAWRAARRALLALSLAAAALSFAAAMTPLPEELREPAGDAPNRRSLRVLDRNGRLLREVRADDHTRAMPLREGDLGATAALALIAAEDRRFYGHAGVDPASVMRAAAMSVWRGRIVSGASTLTMQLARLVRPHRRNVVGKAGEVLLALKLDAWLSKDRIVTEYANRAPFGPDVRGLGAAARHHFDKEPRALTAGEAAMLAALPRGPAYYDPARHMPRLAARRLVVLERMRAFGLVSENEHTLAAAEPTRPLGRGVAPAAIHFVSAVLRGSLDDGRVPPGSIGTTGTVLTTLDASLQLEVEQAVRANLRHVAAKGVTAAAALVIDNERGEILAYVGSPDAFNERALGGNDGVRARRQAGSTLKPFLYGLALDRGEIDAASLLADVPLTVPIGAGAFVPHNYDGKFRGPVRARVALASSLNVPAVSLITRVGVGAFLTELRSAGFSLPESPEHYGEALALGDGDVTLLELARAYAALARGGRTLRLHGLASERAPTNSAPPAAEADDGARVLSPASAWLVSDMLADREARMPAFGERNVLELPFRAAVKTGTSKGFRDNWAVGFTARVTAAVWAGNFDGTSMHDVSGIAGAGPILRDTLTAAHARLPSNDADVAAPDGLIQAHVCALSGKAKTPECPHAVREWLPKDHERTSCTMHTTALVETKTGRLATSACDARSVERRVFEDYPAEFLDWARGAKRPLMPEHAAPCGALRDHATSREAAVRIEHPARDAHYYLAPDRPSTIAVRVVAEPRAQVVLLVDGREVAAAKAGEPLPWVPSPGRHTLIAEARGGRSEPVEVVVD from the coding sequence ATGCGCGCCGTCAAGCCGGACCAGATCGAAGCGGCGCTCCTCACGGCGGCGCCGTCGTCCGCGACGAGCGTCAACGCCGGCGATCTCGTGCTCGTGGACCTCTACCTCGTCACGGCCACGCCACGCACTCAGGTCGTCCTCGACGATCCGCTGCCGGGCGGCCTCGAGGCCATCGACACGCGGCTTCGCACCTCGTCGCGAGCGGCGGCGCTCGTCTCCAGCGGACCAAGCCGAGATGGCGACGATCAGGACGAGGAGGACGAGCGCGCCAACGGCCGCGGCGAGCTGACGGCGCCGTTCCACCGCGAGGTTCACGATGACAAGGTGCTCACGTTCGTGGAGGACATGGCGGCGGGCATCTACCACTACCGGTACCTGGCCCGGGCCACCTCGCGGGGGCGCTTTCGTGGTGCCCGCTACGCGTGCGGAGTGCATGTACGAGCCCGAGGTCTTCGGCCGCACGGCGGGGCAGGTGTTCGAGGTCCGATGAGCCGCGTCGGACTCGAGACCCTCGCCGCACGCTTCCCACGAGCGTGGCGCGCCGCGCGGCGGGCGCTCCTCGCGCTCAGCCTGGCGGCGGCCGCGCTCTCGTTCGCGGCCGCCATGACGCCGCTGCCGGAGGAGCTCCGTGAGCCCGCCGGCGACGCGCCGAACCGACGCTCCTTGCGCGTCCTCGACCGCAACGGCCGCCTGCTCCGAGAGGTCCGCGCCGACGATCACACGCGCGCCATGCCGCTGCGCGAGGGCGACCTCGGCGCCACCGCCGCGCTGGCGCTCATCGCCGCCGAGGATCGGCGCTTCTACGGTCACGCGGGCGTGGATCCCGCGTCGGTGATGCGCGCCGCGGCGATGAGCGTGTGGCGCGGGCGCATCGTCTCGGGGGCCTCGACCTTGACCATGCAGCTCGCGCGGCTCGTCCGGCCCCATCGGCGAAACGTCGTCGGAAAGGCCGGCGAGGTGCTGCTCGCGCTGAAGCTCGACGCGTGGCTCAGCAAGGACCGGATTGTCACCGAATACGCGAACCGCGCCCCCTTTGGCCCCGACGTGCGAGGCCTCGGGGCCGCGGCGCGGCACCACTTCGACAAAGAGCCGCGGGCGCTGACGGCCGGCGAGGCGGCCATGTTGGCGGCGCTGCCGCGCGGCCCGGCGTATTACGATCCGGCGCGCCACATGCCGCGACTCGCCGCGCGGCGCCTCGTGGTGCTGGAGCGCATGCGCGCCTTCGGGCTTGTCTCGGAGAACGAGCACACGCTGGCCGCCGCTGAGCCGACGCGACCTCTCGGGCGTGGCGTCGCCCCGGCGGCCATCCACTTTGTCTCCGCGGTGCTGAGGGGCTCCCTCGATGACGGGCGCGTTCCCCCCGGCAGTATCGGGACGACGGGAACCGTCCTCACCACGCTCGACGCCTCGCTGCAACTCGAGGTGGAGCAAGCGGTCCGCGCCAACCTGCGCCACGTGGCCGCGAAAGGTGTCACGGCGGCGGCCGCCCTTGTCATTGACAACGAGCGCGGCGAGATCCTCGCCTACGTAGGCTCACCCGACGCTTTCAATGAGCGCGCCTTGGGCGGCAACGACGGCGTCCGCGCCCGGCGTCAAGCCGGCTCGACGCTCAAGCCGTTCCTCTACGGCCTCGCGCTTGACCGCGGCGAAATCGACGCGGCGTCGCTCCTCGCAGACGTGCCGCTCACGGTGCCCATCGGCGCCGGCGCCTTCGTGCCGCACAACTACGACGGGAAGTTCCGCGGTCCGGTGCGCGCCCGCGTCGCCCTCGCGAGCTCGCTCAACGTGCCCGCCGTTTCGCTCATCACGCGCGTGGGCGTCGGCGCGTTTCTAACCGAGCTCCGCAGCGCGGGCTTCTCGCTACCGGAGAGCCCCGAGCACTACGGGGAGGCGCTCGCCCTCGGTGACGGCGACGTCACGCTCCTCGAGCTGGCGCGCGCGTACGCGGCGCTCGCACGCGGCGGGCGCACGCTGCGGCTGCACGGCCTCGCGAGCGAGCGCGCCCCGACGAACTCGGCGCCGCCGGCCGCCGAGGCTGACGACGGCGCGCGCGTGCTCTCTCCTGCGAGCGCGTGGCTCGTCTCCGACATGCTGGCCGATCGCGAGGCGCGCATGCCGGCCTTCGGCGAGCGCAACGTGCTCGAGCTGCCGTTCCGCGCGGCCGTCAAGACCGGCACATCGAAGGGGTTCCGCGACAACTGGGCCGTGGGCTTTACGGCGCGCGTCACGGCGGCCGTGTGGGCCGGAAACTTCGATGGCACAAGCATGCACGACGTGAGCGGCATCGCCGGGGCTGGACCGATCCTGAGAGACACGCTCACCGCCGCACACGCTCGACTTCCCAGCAACGACGCCGACGTCGCTGCGCCGGACGGGCTGATTCAAGCACACGTGTGCGCGCTCTCGGGCAAGGCCAAAACGCCCGAGTGTCCTCACGCCGTTCGCGAGTGGTTGCCCAAGGATCACGAGCGCACGTCGTGCACAATGCACACAACGGCGCTCGTCGAGACCAAGACCGGGCGCCTCGCCACCAGCGCCTGCGATGCTCGGAGCGTGGAGCGGCGCGTCTTCGAGGACTACCCCGCCGAGTTCCTCGACTGGGCGCGGGGAGCGAAGCGGCCCCTCATGCCGGAGCACGCCGCGCCGTGCGGCGCCTTACGCGACCACGCGACCAGCAGGGAAGCGGCCGTCCGCATCGAGCACCCGGCCCGCGACGCACACTACTACCTCGCGCCGGACCGCCCATCCACCATCGCCGTGCGTGTCGTCGCCGAGCCTCGCGCCCAAGTGGTGCTCCTCGTCGATGGTCGCGAGGTCGCCGCCGCGAAGGCCGGCGAGCCGCTCCCGTGGGTACCGTCGCCGGGTCGTCACACGCTGATCGCCGAGGCCCGTGGCGGTCGAAGCGAGCCGGTCGAGGTCGTGGTCGACTGA